In one Alphaproteobacteria bacterium SS10 genomic region, the following are encoded:
- a CDS encoding MmcB family DNA repair protein, whose amino-acid sequence MTADLKPSDNPSTSTTQPSEPEGGAARIFRGTRRMLLAARWASLAEVTLPDGHRADIMAINDRGEITIVEVKSSVADFRSDSKWESYLAYCDRFYFAVDQRFPDEILPEDTGLIRADAYDAVILREAVPDKLAAGRRKALMNRFAMLSAQRLLIAEDPWCESLRAGLT is encoded by the coding sequence ATGACCGCCGATTTGAAGCCTAGCGATAACCCCAGCACCAGCACGACGCAGCCATCGGAGCCCGAAGGCGGTGCTGCCCGCATCTTTCGCGGCACCCGTCGGATGCTGCTGGCAGCCCGCTGGGCTAGCCTGGCTGAGGTGACCCTACCTGATGGTCACCGGGCCGATATCATGGCCATCAATGACCGGGGTGAAATCACGATTGTTGAGGTGAAATCCTCGGTTGCGGACTTCCGAAGCGACAGTAAATGGGAGAGTTACCTCGCCTATTGTGATCGCTTCTACTTCGCCGTTGATCAGCGCTTTCCAGACGAAATCCTGCCAGAGGATACGGGGCTGATCCGGGCTGATGCTTATGATGCGGTGATCCTGCGCGAGGCCGTCCCGGATAAGTTGGCCGCCGGTCGGCGCAAGGCGCTGATGAACCGGTTTGCTATGCTTTCAGCACAGCGTTTGCTTATCGCAGAGGATCCGTGGTGTGAGAGTTTGCGGGCTGGTCTTACCTAG
- a CDS encoding malonyl-CoA decarboxylase produces the protein MAAARLFDFLNTIAEQGRTILGADPSTGRNVEQVITNCHRLLSSRGEAAEIALAFAVLDSYRRFDEEEKTSFFDALLWEFAPDSAVVKQAADSYLKDPTPTALTKLNEATTPRRQALLEHLNPAPNATMDLVRMRADLIDRLRANPELKAVDDDFAHVFGSWFNKGFLELRRIDWQMPAALLEKLIEYEAVHGMAGWRDLRKRILPPDRMIYGFFHPQLEHEPLIFVEVALTTDMPNEITGILEGEREYLAPEKATTAVFYSISNCQTGLRGVPLGNFLIKQVVEDVRAQFPTIKQFVTLSPLPSLRRWVEKLEPGIEADADNLMSAAAHYLLEEKARGGKPQDPVARFHLGNGARLERINWAANPSDDGQSQSFGIMVNYLYKLDQIEVNHEAYANDGKVTASTTVQKAAKQFTQAQGAS, from the coding sequence ATGGCAGCCGCACGACTTTTCGATTTCCTGAACACCATCGCTGAACAAGGTCGCACGATCCTGGGCGCGGACCCATCAACGGGCCGGAATGTTGAGCAGGTGATTACCAATTGCCACCGCCTGCTATCCAGCCGTGGTGAGGCGGCGGAAATCGCCCTCGCCTTTGCCGTTCTCGACAGCTATCGCCGGTTTGATGAGGAAGAGAAGACAAGCTTCTTCGACGCGCTGCTATGGGAATTTGCGCCCGATAGCGCCGTTGTGAAACAGGCGGCGGATAGCTACCTGAAGGATCCAACGCCGACGGCGCTAACCAAGCTTAATGAGGCGACGACCCCACGGCGCCAGGCGCTGCTGGAGCATCTGAACCCGGCACCAAACGCCACCATGGATTTGGTGCGGATGCGCGCTGATCTGATCGATCGCCTGCGCGCCAACCCAGAGCTCAAGGCCGTTGATGATGACTTCGCCCATGTCTTCGGCTCCTGGTTCAACAAGGGTTTCCTCGAATTGCGCCGTATTGATTGGCAGATGCCAGCCGCCCTGCTTGAGAAGCTGATCGAGTATGAAGCGGTGCACGGCATGGCGGGTTGGCGTGATCTACGCAAACGCATCTTGCCGCCGGATCGAATGATCTATGGCTTCTTCCATCCGCAGCTGGAGCATGAGCCGCTGATCTTTGTTGAGGTGGCCCTGACCACCGATATGCCGAATGAGATTACAGGCATCTTGGAGGGGGAGCGCGAGTATCTGGCGCCGGAGAAGGCTACGACAGCGGTGTTCTACTCAATCTCCAACTGTCAGACGGGCTTGCGCGGTGTCCCGCTTGGCAACTTCCTGATCAAGCAGGTTGTTGAGGACGTGCGGGCCCAGTTCCCGACGATCAAACAATTCGTCACCCTCTCCCCGCTGCCATCCCTACGTCGCTGGGTTGAGAAACTGGAGCCTGGGATTGAGGCTGATGCCGACAACCTAATGTCCGCCGCGGCCCATTACTTGTTGGAAGAGAAGGCGCGTGGCGGCAAGCCACAGGATCCGGTCGCCCGCTTCCATCTTGGCAACGGCGCCCGGTTGGAACGCATTAACTGGGCGGCAAACCCCAGTGATGATGGCCAGTCCCAGAGCTTTGGCATCATGGTCAACTATCTTTATAAACTTGACCAGATTGAGGTGAACCACGAGGCCTATGCCAATGATGGCAAGGTGACCGCTTCCACCACGGTGCAGAAGGCCGCAAAACAATTCACCCAAGCTCAGGGTGCTAGCTAG
- a CDS encoding ribonucleoside-diphosphate reductase subunit alpha — translation MLNEAIQMSDRAQVNVDNARDDKLTAFGKATLTDRYLMPGETFQDLFARVASYYADDTEHANRLYDYISRLWFMPATPVLSNGGTDRGLPISCFLNESQDSLEGIVDLWNENVWLAARGGGIGSYWGNLRSIGEMVKGNGKTSGVIPFIRVMDSLTLAISQGSLRRGSAACYLPIDHPEVEEFIEMRRPTGGDPNRKALNLHHGILISDDFMRAVERDEDWKLKSPKDGTVMDKVRARDLWIRILTARIETGEPYIIYSDTVNSQLPEHHKLAGLTVKTSNLCSEITLPTGKDHLGNERTAVCCLSSLNVETFLEWKDHPTFIEDVMRFLDNVLEDFINKAPDTMHRAKYAAMRERSVGLGVMGFHSFLQANMVPFDSVMAKSWNMRMFKHIKAGVDAASKTLAEERGACPDAADYGIMERFSNKTAIAPTASISIICGGTSPGIEPIAANAFTHKTLSGSFEVRNRHLAKLLDEKGQNTDEVWSSIFTHEGSVQHFDFLTDDEKAVFRTAFEIDQRWLIELAADRTPYVCQATSLNVFLPADVHKRDLHRLHFQAWKKGVKSLYYCRSKSIQRAESHNSANQAAEQNNILAEAIAAESGDVNGELPLAASAEAGALAEMAANMSARAQGGSGSGNSADYEECLACQ, via the coding sequence ATGTTGAACGAAGCGATCCAGATGAGTGACCGCGCGCAGGTTAATGTCGATAACGCGCGAGACGATAAGCTGACCGCTTTTGGTAAGGCGACCCTTACCGACCGCTATCTGATGCCTGGTGAAACTTTCCAGGACCTGTTTGCTCGTGTGGCATCCTACTATGCCGATGATACCGAGCACGCAAACCGGCTCTATGACTACATCTCCCGCCTATGGTTCATGCCGGCTACCCCTGTTCTGTCCAATGGCGGCACTGATCGTGGTCTGCCGATCTCCTGCTTCCTGAATGAGAGCCAAGACAGCCTCGAAGGTATCGTTGATCTCTGGAATGAGAATGTCTGGCTAGCAGCACGCGGCGGCGGCATTGGCTCCTATTGGGGTAACCTCCGCTCCATCGGTGAGATGGTGAAGGGCAATGGTAAGACCTCTGGCGTGATCCCATTCATCCGCGTCATGGACAGCCTGACCCTCGCCATTAGCCAGGGTTCCCTCCGTCGTGGTTCGGCTGCTTGTTATCTGCCGATCGACCATCCGGAAGTTGAAGAATTCATCGAGATGCGCCGCCCGACCGGTGGTGATCCAAACCGTAAGGCGCTTAACCTGCACCACGGTATCCTGATCAGCGATGACTTCATGCGCGCCGTTGAACGCGACGAAGATTGGAAGCTGAAGAGCCCGAAAGATGGCACGGTGATGGACAAGGTCCGCGCCCGCGATCTGTGGATCCGCATCCTGACCGCCCGCATCGAAACGGGTGAGCCTTACATCATCTATTCCGACACGGTGAATAGCCAGCTGCCAGAGCACCACAAGCTCGCCGGCCTGACCGTTAAGACTTCTAACCTTTGCTCTGAGATCACCCTGCCAACCGGTAAGGATCACCTGGGCAATGAGCGGACCGCGGTTTGCTGCCTGTCTTCCCTGAATGTTGAGACCTTCCTCGAGTGGAAAGATCACCCAACCTTCATCGAAGACGTGATGCGCTTCCTCGACAATGTTCTGGAAGACTTCATCAACAAGGCACCAGACACCATGCACCGGGCGAAATATGCCGCGATGCGTGAGCGTTCGGTCGGCCTCGGTGTTATGGGCTTCCACTCCTTCCTTCAGGCCAACATGGTGCCGTTCGATAGCGTCATGGCGAAGTCTTGGAACATGCGGATGTTCAAGCACATCAAAGCTGGTGTGGATGCCGCTTCCAAGACCCTGGCTGAAGAGCGAGGCGCCTGCCCAGATGCTGCCGATTACGGCATCATGGAGCGCTTCTCCAACAAGACCGCGATTGCACCAACCGCATCAATCTCAATCATCTGCGGTGGTACCTCACCGGGGATTGAGCCGATTGCGGCCAATGCCTTCACCCACAAAACCCTCTCCGGCTCGTTTGAGGTGCGTAACCGCCACCTCGCCAAGCTGCTGGACGAGAAGGGTCAAAACACCGATGAGGTTTGGTCCTCCATCTTCACCCATGAGGGGTCGGTCCAGCACTTTGACTTCCTCACCGATGATGAGAAGGCTGTGTTCCGCACCGCGTTTGAAATCGACCAGCGCTGGTTGATTGAGCTGGCCGCCGACCGCACCCCTTATGTGTGCCAGGCAACCTCGCTCAACGTCTTCCTGCCGGCCGATGTGCACAAACGTGACCTTCACCGCCTGCACTTCCAAGCCTGGAAGAAGGGCGTCAAGTCCCTTTACTACTGCCGCTCCAAGTCCATCCAACGGGCTGAGAGCCACAACTCGGCGAACCAGGCAGCAGAGCAGAACAACATCCTGGCAGAAGCCATCGCGGCGGAAAGCGGTGATGTTAACGGCGAACTGCCACTGGCAGCGTCAGCCGAGGCTGGTGCCCTGGCTGAAATGGCCGCCAATATGTCGGCTCGCGCCCAGGGTGGTAGCGGCAGCGGCAACAGCGCCGATTACGAAGAATGCTTGGCCTGCCAGTAA
- a CDS encoding HlyD family secretion protein → MFEVMLCSIFTLLPDYLIRRYVQGKRIGKEITFYSVWFELRYGITGCAALTVLLITVVFYNHPSTSNATLVFRAVPVITEISGRVEEVFVGPRGELKAGDPIFRLDPSAAQAEVKTANQRITEVDALILQAKADLGAATGQLRQALGAYQQALEELESKEILRRRNPDIVATRQIENLQTIVETRQGAVDAAQAAQQAADLAITTVLPAQRQTAQAQLEEAIVKLDKMVIRAGVDGRVEQFTLRVGDFVNPFMRPAGVFIPSDAGRTTVVGAFGQIEAQVLKVGMEAEISCAALPLTIIPMIITDVQEEIASGQIRTSDRLADVGDRGNRPPGNVLAYMEPLYEGGLDGLPPGASCMANAYTNNHEKLQDPNISMIRYIALHVVDTLAILHAGILRSQTLTLPVRTLVLSGGH, encoded by the coding sequence ATGTTTGAAGTTATGCTCTGCTCAATCTTCACCTTGCTGCCGGATTACCTGATCCGCCGCTATGTGCAGGGTAAGCGTATCGGCAAAGAGATTACGTTTTACTCCGTCTGGTTTGAGCTGCGTTACGGCATTACCGGCTGTGCCGCGCTGACCGTTTTGTTGATCACAGTGGTGTTCTACAACCACCCCTCAACCTCCAATGCGACTCTCGTCTTCCGTGCTGTGCCGGTGATTACCGAGATTAGTGGCCGGGTTGAGGAAGTGTTTGTCGGCCCACGCGGTGAGCTTAAGGCCGGTGACCCGATCTTCCGCCTCGACCCCTCCGCGGCACAGGCAGAGGTGAAGACTGCTAATCAGCGGATCACCGAGGTTGATGCCCTGATCCTGCAGGCCAAGGCCGATTTGGGTGCCGCCACCGGTCAGCTGCGCCAGGCCCTCGGCGCCTATCAACAGGCGTTGGAAGAGCTGGAGAGCAAAGAGATCCTGCGCCGTCGTAACCCAGACATTGTCGCGACACGCCAGATCGAAAACCTGCAAACCATCGTTGAGACCCGACAGGGTGCGGTGGATGCTGCCCAGGCGGCACAGCAGGCGGCCGATCTTGCCATCACCACGGTCCTGCCGGCCCAGCGCCAAACCGCCCAGGCCCAGCTTGAAGAAGCGATTGTTAAGCTCGATAAGATGGTGATCCGCGCCGGTGTTGATGGCCGGGTTGAGCAGTTCACCCTTCGTGTCGGTGACTTCGTGAACCCGTTCATGCGCCCTGCCGGGGTGTTCATCCCATCCGATGCTGGCCGTACCACCGTGGTTGGTGCCTTCGGCCAGATTGAGGCCCAGGTGCTAAAGGTCGGGATGGAGGCAGAGATCAGCTGCGCTGCCCTGCCATTGACCATCATTCCAATGATCATCACCGATGTGCAGGAAGAGATCGCGAGTGGCCAGATCCGCACCTCCGACCGCCTCGCCGATGTGGGTGATCGCGGCAACCGGCCACCGGGCAATGTGCTCGCCTATATGGAGCCGTTGTATGAGGGCGGGTTGGACGGCCTGCCACCGGGTGCTAGCTGCATGGCCAATGCCTACACCAACAATCATGAGAAGCTGCAGGACCCGAATATCAGCATGATCCGGTATATCGCCCTCCATGTGGTGGACACACTGGCGATCCTGCATGCGGGCATTCTGCGTTCCCAGACCCTGACCCTGCCGGTCCGCACCCTCGTGCTCTCCGGCGGCCATTGA
- a CDS encoding alanine racemase yields MSPRVQISQAILDRNIADMQAIADSAGVRLRPHAKTHKSVEIARRQMAAGAVGLTVAKPAEAIVFLEAGIPSIKLCYPVIEEEPLDAVLAAAKKHQAEVIFVVDSDQGIDALMKVSAAHGVELPVYVEVDVGLRRCGVAPSSLALVELAGRVAAAPSLTFVGLTAHAGHAYGVTGADQAAGVAEAERQAMLKAKARLEALGMPVPEICVGSTPSLWAQQDFTGITEIKPGNYVLNDLTQLTIGVVDWERLALSVAATVVSANDTYLIIDAGSKVLTSDLGPHGNQSISGHGQAYTADQQPGRDTGLTVTKLSEEHGWIAHEGNPLPIGTRLTVFPNHACPVVNLVDRLAIEADGDIAEHWTVDARGCF; encoded by the coding sequence TTGTCACCCCGGGTTCAGATCAGCCAGGCCATCCTCGACCGCAATATCGCCGATATGCAGGCGATTGCGGATAGTGCCGGAGTGCGGCTGCGCCCCCATGCCAAGACCCATAAATCGGTTGAGATTGCGCGGCGTCAGATGGCGGCGGGGGCGGTTGGCCTGACCGTCGCCAAACCAGCCGAGGCGATTGTCTTCCTTGAGGCTGGCATCCCCTCGATTAAGCTTTGCTATCCGGTGATTGAGGAAGAGCCACTCGATGCTGTTTTGGCCGCCGCCAAGAAGCATCAGGCTGAGGTGATCTTCGTCGTTGATAGTGATCAGGGCATCGATGCCTTGATGAAGGTCTCGGCAGCCCATGGGGTTGAGCTGCCGGTCTATGTTGAGGTTGATGTCGGCCTGCGCCGCTGTGGTGTGGCGCCCAGCAGTTTAGCCCTCGTTGAGCTTGCTGGCCGGGTTGCAGCAGCGCCCTCGCTCACATTTGTCGGCCTCACCGCCCATGCTGGTCATGCCTATGGCGTGACGGGCGCTGACCAGGCCGCGGGTGTGGCGGAGGCTGAGCGGCAGGCCATGCTGAAGGCGAAGGCGCGGTTGGAAGCGCTGGGCATGCCAGTGCCAGAGATCTGCGTTGGTTCCACCCCCAGCCTTTGGGCACAGCAGGACTTCACCGGGATTACTGAGATTAAGCCGGGCAACTATGTGCTGAACGACCTGACCCAGCTGACCATTGGTGTGGTGGATTGGGAGCGCCTGGCGCTTAGCGTTGCCGCCACGGTGGTTAGTGCCAACGACACCTACCTGATTATTGATGCGGGCTCCAAGGTGCTGACCTCCGATCTTGGCCCCCATGGTAATCAATCAATCAGCGGTCATGGCCAGGCCTATACCGCCGATCAGCAGCCGGGCCGCGATACCGGTCTGACGGTGACCAAGCTGTCTGAAGAGCATGGTTGGATCGCCCATGAGGGCAATCCGCTGCCCATTGGCACACGGCTCACAGTCTTCCCCAACCATGCCTGCCCCGTGGTCAATTTGGTGGACCGGCTGGCGATTGAGGCGGATGGTGATATTGCCGAGCATTGGACCGTCGATGCCCGGGGCTGTTTCTGA
- a CDS encoding DUF1217 domain-containing protein, translating to MRDQKEIDMVAGLPGVSGLTAWQQFIKNPEQQLTQFRNQPSVKSQIEEFREKFRSFSSVEELVDDYGSMQVVLSAFQLEEEINFTARNQKIIEEPYEGEGSEDSIVNQLIDPRYRELAEAFDFQGRGNTVFTSGVVLNEIIDRFVVNEFEKSLGESNPGLREAAFFARSVGEFENTFQLLSNQALRSVIEGGLQLPSQFAGIDIDQQARTLEQRIDVDKFFGEDDEGTTEAFQLSSAQDNVGRLSPLLQTGSNALNVLNSVIDQIQSIEGQLTQIEQDTDPLGPNAAEVAFQTDALGELITADALLGAAEQATNQINQNINQLRSLYQQTVGLDPVADAAQITENQEAYNALVEDIVLQLNTADIVNPETGVTENLLLPVPGPGVTTVNYQPSSTAPAETITGYDLSGFLADVQAANADFQAGNFVGADTQILATRGQFYAARNDLPNQRDAFENNLENNLPQFLGEVDIDAVSQARLAAQQSATNASSIVGLVGTLEQLAIQLSDAGLSAADRADLEQQFSDTQALLDDILNPPDPDNYVTNGGATITVNGFSDINIRGIDFNDPVLYADLDPGVVPLNAADAATLATTLGGIVDDAAELQARLNTDRFALEFIETQANPIASLTDELQSLVDGLPAALAGAAGPIGAEEDEDGNSSGGINLLSPGGSDARVFLNTGISFEIEALNSYVEDVENLIISANGQLLSNSVGATAELSTALTNAIALRDQLRLDLNPVQAQSDQYQTIIDTLAPPEPPPATSEFANPYSAANQFTLDFVQRYISLNDLANQQAAGANDPILQLLQGARDGQVSDSGGASGINLLI from the coding sequence ATGCGAGATCAGAAAGAGATCGACATGGTCGCAGGATTACCCGGCGTATCCGGCCTAACGGCTTGGCAACAGTTCATTAAGAACCCGGAACAGCAGCTGACGCAGTTCCGTAATCAGCCATCCGTGAAATCCCAAATCGAAGAATTCCGTGAGAAGTTCAGAAGCTTCAGCTCTGTCGAAGAGTTGGTGGACGATTACGGCTCCATGCAGGTCGTCCTCTCAGCGTTTCAGCTTGAGGAAGAGATCAATTTCACGGCGCGAAATCAGAAGATCATCGAGGAGCCTTACGAGGGTGAGGGTTCCGAAGACAGCATCGTTAATCAGCTGATCGATCCGCGCTATCGGGAACTTGCTGAGGCATTTGATTTCCAAGGCCGCGGCAATACGGTTTTCACCAGTGGTGTGGTGCTGAATGAGATTATTGATCGCTTTGTGGTCAATGAGTTCGAGAAATCTCTAGGCGAGAGCAATCCTGGCCTGCGTGAGGCTGCATTCTTTGCCCGTTCGGTCGGTGAGTTTGAGAATACCTTCCAGCTGCTGAGCAACCAGGCACTGCGCTCTGTTATTGAGGGTGGTCTGCAGCTGCCCTCACAGTTCGCCGGTATCGATATTGATCAGCAAGCCCGGACGCTGGAGCAGCGGATCGATGTCGATAAGTTCTTCGGTGAAGATGACGAAGGCACGACAGAGGCTTTCCAGCTCAGCTCTGCACAAGACAATGTAGGCCGGTTAAGCCCATTGCTGCAGACAGGCAGCAATGCGTTGAACGTCTTAAACAGTGTTATTGATCAGATTCAGTCGATTGAGGGGCAGCTTACCCAGATCGAGCAGGACACAGACCCACTTGGCCCGAACGCGGCTGAAGTCGCGTTCCAGACCGATGCCTTAGGCGAGTTGATAACCGCTGATGCACTGCTAGGTGCGGCTGAGCAAGCGACCAATCAGATCAACCAAAACATTAATCAGCTGCGCAGCCTATACCAACAGACCGTCGGTCTAGACCCGGTTGCTGACGCTGCCCAGATCACCGAAAACCAGGAAGCGTACAACGCTCTTGTCGAAGACATCGTCCTTCAGCTGAATACCGCTGATATTGTTAACCCAGAGACCGGTGTAACCGAGAACCTGCTGCTGCCGGTTCCGGGCCCAGGTGTCACCACAGTTAACTACCAGCCCAGTAGTACGGCCCCTGCGGAGACCATCACAGGTTATGACCTAAGTGGTTTCCTAGCTGATGTGCAGGCCGCCAATGCTGATTTCCAAGCCGGTAACTTTGTTGGCGCAGATACACAGATCTTGGCGACACGCGGGCAGTTTTACGCAGCGCGTAACGACTTGCCGAACCAGCGCGACGCTTTTGAGAATAATCTCGAAAACAACCTGCCTCAGTTCTTAGGCGAGGTGGATATCGATGCGGTGTCCCAGGCACGCCTAGCAGCACAGCAGTCGGCCACCAATGCGTCCAGTATTGTGGGTTTGGTTGGCACGCTTGAGCAGTTGGCGATTCAGCTCTCTGATGCTGGGCTGTCTGCCGCTGATCGTGCCGATCTTGAACAACAATTCAGCGATACCCAAGCGCTGCTTGATGACATTCTGAACCCGCCAGACCCAGACAACTACGTCACCAATGGTGGCGCCACAATTACGGTTAACGGCTTCAGCGATATCAACATCCGCGGCATCGATTTCAACGATCCGGTTCTTTACGCAGATCTTGATCCGGGTGTTGTGCCGCTTAACGCTGCCGATGCTGCAACCCTGGCGACGACCCTGGGTGGAATCGTTGATGATGCAGCGGAGTTGCAAGCTCGGCTAAACACCGACCGGTTCGCGCTTGAGTTCATCGAAACCCAGGCCAACCCAATCGCCTCCCTGACGGATGAGTTGCAAAGCTTGGTTGATGGCTTGCCCGCGGCTTTAGCTGGCGCGGCCGGACCGATTGGTGCGGAAGAGGATGAGGATGGTAACTCCTCAGGTGGCATCAACCTGCTATCCCCTGGGGGCAGTGATGCCCGGGTGTTCCTCAACACTGGCATTTCGTTCGAGATTGAGGCGCTTAATAGTTATGTCGAGGATGTTGAGAACCTGATCATCAGTGCGAATGGTCAGCTGCTCTCAAACTCTGTCGGCGCGACGGCTGAGCTGTCGACCGCCCTGACCAACGCCATCGCGTTGCGCGATCAGCTACGCCTCGATCTGAACCCAGTGCAGGCGCAGTCCGATCAGTACCAGACGATTATTGATACCCTGGCCCCGCCTGAGCCACCGCCAGCCACCAGTGAGTTTGCTAACCCCTATTCGGCAGCGAACCAGTTCACCCTGGATTTCGTGCAGCGCTACATCTCGCTGAACGATTTGGCCAATCAGCAGGCGGCTGGTGCCAATGATCCGATCCTGCAATTGCTGCAAGGTGCCCGGGATGGGCAGGTTAGCGACAGCGGTGGGGCAAGCGGCATCAATTTGCTGATCTGA
- a CDS encoding ribonucleotide-diphosphate reductase subunit beta, producing the protein MSKLLTPNPVFKPFSYPWAYDAWLTQQRIHWLPEEVPLADDVKNWKHDLSEAERNLLTQIFRFFTQADVEVNNVYMKHYSQVFEPTEVQMMLASFSNIETVHIAAYSHLLDTIGMPEVEYSAFLQYQEMKDKWEHLQDFNCKTKRDIARTLAMFGAFTEGLALFASFAMLLNFPRHNKMKGMGQIVTWSARDETLHTHSVIRLFRTFIAENPDVWDDELQKTIYKECETVINHEDSFIDLAFELGPVQGLEAQQVKDYIRWIGDRRLMQLGLQPIYRVENNPLPWMDVILNGIEHTNFFENRATEYSKAATQGNWEEAFE; encoded by the coding sequence ATGTCCAAGCTTCTAACCCCTAATCCAGTGTTTAAGCCCTTCTCCTACCCATGGGCTTACGACGCATGGCTGACCCAGCAGCGCATCCACTGGCTGCCTGAGGAAGTGCCACTGGCCGACGATGTAAAGAACTGGAAGCATGATTTGTCAGAAGCTGAGCGTAACCTGCTCACCCAAATCTTCCGCTTCTTCACCCAGGCCGATGTGGAAGTGAACAACGTCTACATGAAGCACTACTCCCAGGTGTTTGAGCCGACGGAAGTGCAGATGATGCTCGCTTCCTTCTCAAACATTGAGACCGTGCACATCGCTGCTTACTCCCACCTCCTCGACACCATCGGCATGCCAGAGGTCGAGTACTCCGCATTCCTTCAGTATCAAGAGATGAAGGATAAGTGGGAGCACCTGCAGGACTTCAACTGTAAGACCAAGCGCGACATCGCCCGCACCCTCGCCATGTTCGGTGCGTTCACCGAAGGTCTGGCACTCTTCGCCTCCTTCGCGATGCTGCTGAACTTCCCACGCCACAACAAGATGAAGGGCATGGGCCAAATCGTGACCTGGTCCGCGCGTGATGAGACCCTGCACACCCACTCGGTCATCCGCCTGTTCCGCACCTTCATCGCTGAAAATCCAGATGTCTGGGATGATGAGCTGCAGAAGACGATCTACAAAGAGTGTGAGACCGTCATCAATCATGAGGACAGCTTCATTGACCTCGCCTTCGAACTGGGCCCGGTCCAAGGCCTCGAGGCACAACAGGTCAAAGACTACATCCGCTGGATCGGCGATCGCCGCCTGATGCAGCTGGGCCTCCAGCCGATTTACCGGGTGGAAAACAACCCACTGCCATGGATGGATGTGATCCTCAACGGCATTGAGCACACCAACTTCTTCGAAAACCGCGCGACCGAATACTCCAAGGCCGCGACCCAAGGTAACTGGGAAGAAGCCTTCGAATAA
- a CDS encoding cysteine hydrolase, producing MSDHTNRALILVDIQVGLEGPYWGERNNPEAEANASRLLTHWREQGWPLVHIGHDSRTPGSPLKGPGTAFKPPVQPLDGEVVMMKHVNSAFIGTNLENHLREHGIESLVICGLTTPHCVSTSVRMAANLGFTVTLPGDACATFARNADTSFDAGEPITADQLHRAALSALHNEFATVTTTDAVIAGSA from the coding sequence ATGTCTGATCACACCAACCGCGCCTTGATCCTTGTCGATATTCAAGTGGGCCTCGAAGGTCCCTATTGGGGTGAACGGAACAATCCAGAGGCGGAGGCCAATGCCAGCCGCCTGCTGACCCATTGGCGCGAACAGGGTTGGCCCCTGGTCCATATCGGCCATGACAGCCGCACGCCGGGATCACCACTTAAAGGACCGGGCACCGCGTTCAAGCCACCGGTTCAGCCACTCGATGGTGAGGTGGTGATGATGAAGCATGTGAACTCTGCCTTCATCGGCACCAATCTGGAAAACCACCTGCGCGAACATGGGATTGAGAGCTTGGTGATCTGTGGCCTCACCACCCCCCATTGCGTCTCAACCTCGGTGCGGATGGCGGCCAATCTTGGGTTTACGGTAACGCTGCCTGGCGATGCCTGCGCCACCTTTGCCCGTAACGCTGACACCAGTTTTGATGCCGGGGAGCCAATCACGGCGGATCAGCTGCACCGCGCCGCCCTTTCTGCCCTGCATAATGAGTTTGCGACCGTCACCACCACCGATGCGGTCATCGCCGGTTCAGCCTAG